One Lachancea thermotolerans CBS 6340 chromosome F complete sequence DNA window includes the following coding sequences:
- the RRP42 gene encoding exosome non-catalytic core subunit RRP42 (similar to uniprot|Q12277 Saccharomyces cerevisiae YDL111C RRP42 Ribosomal RNA Processing Component of the exosome 3->5 exoribonuclease complex with Rrp4p Rrp41p Rrp43p and Dis3p (Rrp44p).), with protein MVLSVTEKSYLHESLASVPPARPDGRKADQFRPIEVFTDFLPASNGSSKVVASDGTECLVSVKCKVVDHAVEEDLVVVDVDIAGHRDDSGFVQGIASTLSKVLSTQLDRSCLRLTKKYSFKLYIDVLVLSSFSHPLTLISFAVYSALNSTQLPKLISSDDDLDVAELPTFHDYDFVKLNVSVPLLFTLAICGKNVLVDPASNESDVANNGILVTWNNGKATAPIRTLGLNEDYVSGVSPQSLQDSIKMIEQVAPEVLQALGGI; from the coding sequence ATGGTTCTTTCAGTCACAGAAAAGTCTTACCTTCACGAGAGTCTGGCTTCGGTACCACCTGCGCGGCCAGATGGAAGAAAGGCCGACCAGTTCAGGCCCATTGAGGTGTTCACCGACTTCCTGCCGGCATCCAACGGGTCCTCCAAAGTGGTTGCGAGCGACGGAACCGAGTGTCTCGTGAGTGTAAAGTGCAAAGTCGTGGACCACGCGGTCGAAGAAGACCTTGTGGTGGTGGACGTAGACATAGCCGGTCACCGCGACGATTCGGGGTTTGTGCAGGGCATTGCTTCCACCCTCAGCAAAGTGCTAAGCACCCAACTTGACCGCTCGTGTCTGCGACTCACCAAGAAAtacagcttcaagctttaCATTGACGTTCTCGTTCTTTCGAGCTTCTCGCATCCGCTCACGCTCATTTCGTTCGCGGTGTACTCCGCTCTGAATTCGACTCAGCTGCCAAAGCTGATTTCCAGCGACGACGACCTAGACGTGGCGGAGCTGCCGACTTTTCATGACTACGACTTTGTAAAGTTAAATGTGTCGGTTCCTCTTCTATTCACGCTTGCAATTTGCGGAAAAAACGTCTTGGTTGATCCCGCCTCGAACGAAAGCGACGTGGCTAACAACGGTATCCTGGTTACGTGGAACAATGGCAAAGCAACGGCTCCTATAAGGACACTGGGACTCAACGAGGATTATGTGTCCGGTGTCAGCCCCCAAAGTTTACAAGACAGCATAAAAATGATCGAGCAAGTTGCTCCGGAAGTTTTGCAGGCCCTGGGCGGTATATAA
- the RRT6 gene encoding Rrt6p (weakly similar to uniprot|P53117 Saccharomyces cerevisiae YGL146C Hypothetical ORF) → MEEPAQAGQVLFKSSFFLALLRLAWQLLLCQLNVSKSSTKVAVLRTTTKHSTTWPHTRMLPAALSLVALLASSFAEPLISPLLLPQLTFVCPPVKASRARPHSLDDTFCFNFDVDSESGSFTFSIDVSDTLCYQVDWGRAGPSSGERGKQTLDVSVTDSRGNLLRARRGLLAGRTVLHLACPDHATSLKFCFANRVFDGSWKSIDFDKTVTVALLNCDSARKETLETELRETRSRLETVSRALFPLVAERQSQELFILERQRRNINEDTFPKILLHQVLICSVACIANVVVVRYAASRANRGPLRRSAKGAC, encoded by the coding sequence ATGGAAGAGCCCGCGCAAGCGGGCCAAgttctcttcaagagctctttttttctcgctcttctGAGGCTCGCttggcagcttcttttgtgCCAATTAAATGTGTCAAAATCCTCTACCAAAGTCGCTGTACTGCGCACCACAACGAAGCATTCGACAACTTGGCCACACACCCGCATGCTGCCTGCCGCCTTGTCGCTCGTAGCGCTGCTCGCGTCTTCTTTCGCGGAACCACTGATCTCACCACTGTTGCTACCACAGTTGACGTTTGTGTGCCCGCCGGTGAAAGCGTCCCGAGCACGCCCGCATTCGCTCGACGACACGTTCTGCTTCAACTTTGATGTGGACTCAGAGTCTGGATCATTCACGTTTTCAATAGACGTTTCTGACACGCTATGCTACCAAGTCGACTGGGGCCGCGCCGGCCCCAGCAGTGGGGAAAGGGGAAAACAAACGCTCGATGTGAGCGTCACCGACAGCCGCGGAAACCTCCTGAGAGCGCGTCGAGGGCTGCTTGCCGGACGAACTGTCCTCCACCTAGCGTGCCCAGACCATGCCACGTCTCTGAAATTCTGTTTCGCAAATCGGGTTTTTGACGGGTCCTGGAAGTCTATTGATTTTGACAAAACTGTCACTGTCGCCCTGCTCAACTGCGACAGCGCCCGAAAAGAGACGCTTGAAACAGAGCTCCGCGAAACGCGCAGCAGGCTTGAGACCGTGTCACGGGCGCTGTTCCCGCTAGTTGCAGAGAGGCAAAGCCAAGAGCTTTTTATCCTAGAGCGACAGCGCCGCAACATCAACGAGGACACATTCCCCAAAATTCTGCTGCACCAGGTTTTGATCTGCTCCGTAGCATGCATCGCCAACGTCGTAGTGGTGCGCTACGCGGCATCGCGAGCGAATCGAGGCCCCCTTCGCCGCTCCGCCAAGGGCGCATGCTAG
- the TMA17 gene encoding Tma17p (similar to uniprot|Q12513 Saccharomyces cerevisiae YDL110C Hypothetical ORF), with protein MSDASSMRRPVEIQEFKAVIKDLPEGQLAKIRSELENSMRHLDRSNLRLKKYIAKIEGKREDTPDGVDQEELDKVDANDLQLFQDSFRENEIVLRNHYERLEALDLEESYRQRGARSAPSAASGSSQSHTSRAPAFDSDNTGGDTNAPNSVYL; from the coding sequence ATGAGCGACGCAAGCAGCATGAGGAGACCTGTGGAAATCCAGGAATTCAAGGCGGTCATCAAGGACCTGCCCGAAGGGCAGCTGGCCAAGATCAGAAGCGAGCTCGAGAACAGCATGCGGCACCTGGACCGCTCCAACCTGCGCCTGAAGAAGTACATCGCCAAGATAGAAGGTAAGCGCGAGGACACGCCGGACGGCGTGGATCAGGAGGAGCTCGACAAGGTAGACGCCAACGACCTCCAGCTGTTCCAAGACTCGTTCCGTGAGAACGAGATAGTGCTGCGGAACCACTACGAGCGCCTGGAAGCGCTGGACCTGGAGGAGTCGTACCGCCAAcgcggcgcgcgcagcgcgcccTCCGCTGCGTCGGGCTCCTCACAATCGCACACGTCGCGGGCGCCGGCCTTCGACTCCGACAACACGGGCGGCGACACAAACGCGCCAAACAGCGTGTATTTGTGA
- the TIP20 gene encoding Tip20p (similar to uniprot|P33891 Saccharomyces cerevisiae YGL145W TIP20 transport protein that interacts with Sec20p required for protein transport from the endoplasmic reticulum to the golgi apparatus): protein MLQSIEDLKGIPQLIHEVEAQRGELAEKIQGHNSPGDDLLDDFDMLDAQLAKAAADVVQARSTADVKALKEKYGNLAILEQLDSLFTREETKQAQKHALVKVQNIYDSMAAQQEANSAQLELWHEDIKQALAEVDPDLGAQSGVYVRFTALLTQEAAVLSEELKTLLLNANWDATQFSVVDAVATEHLRDLSNRLYRLWQLQLPEPDSNSIWNFECIANNFKIKFIYHFNNQAVQEPQSVEMYFKFLDKYLDQNLFKCVDIFQDPSSSSSMTQELVHQQFINHILNPIREKVSSTLLKNPEISSDQDLKTLIALISQIFIIDNALIKKHLYYGHGLIAMIPKSILDTWHQFEIEASISQFQKIIKSPLEKSGVDFCKLLQNLYAYFEPFFHIDFDELMDYKIKITNRIFMGLPNRYRENLLAVKDDQATSYTDEAQFKQTLWKLNNLELIMSLLKDLETKLTFIQITNYVNIATSSDYSTVLSDVLDSYEDTVIAVKDSVIHRIKKMLNMSLRNYFKLNEWALVTSEPHQCSAELIAPLSLSNRLIGTMDSFDLKPHTTLSVKNEVLNIIIHYMLDYVVNLNKFSEMGFVQLQLDYNALKETLSFPHVSIPQNAEEGAFLESLKVLELRYKRSQTNKQFLSKSYIDRREFSAFRDYLQIKYSTDSELANAMYRLI, encoded by the coding sequence ATGTTGCAGTCGATCGAGGATCTCAAAGGGATTCCGCAACTGATCCACGAAGTGGAGGCCCAGAGAGGAGAGCTGGCCGAGAAAATCCAAGGCCACAACTCTCCAGGCGATGACTTGCTCGACGACTTCGACATGCTCGATGCGCAGCTGGCCAAGGCCGCTGCGGACGTGGTACAGGCACGCTCTACTGCGGACGTCAAGGCTCTGAAAGAAAAGTACGGGAATCTGGCCATTCTCGAGCAGCTAGACTCACTTTTCACGCGCGAAGAAACTAAGCAAGCTCAGAAGCATGCACTAGTCAAAGTTCAGAATATCTATGACTCCATGGCTGCCCAACAGGAGGCGAATTCGGCCCAATTGGAGCTATGGCACGAAGACATAAAGCAGGCCCTCGCGGAGGTTGATCCCGACCTGGGCGCCCAGTCGGGCGTTTATGTACGATTTACTGCCCTATTGacccaagaagctgcagttctttctgaagagctcaaaaccttgCTTTTGAACGCCAATTGGGACGCTACACAGTTCTCTGTCGTCGACGCAGTAGCAACTGAACACCTGAGGGACTTGTCCAATAGGCTATACCGTCTCTGGCAGCTGCAGCTCCCGGAGCCTGACTCCAACTCTATCTGGAACTTCGAGTGCATTgccaacaatttcaagatcaaattCATCTACCACTTCAATAACCAGGCCGTGCAAGAGCCACAGTCGGTTGAGATGTacttcaaatttttggacAAGTATCTGGATCAGAACCTGTTCAAGTGCGTAGATATCTTCCAAGACccctcttcatcatcttccaTGACTCAGGAACTGGTTCATCAGCAGTTCATCAATCACATCCTGAATCCTATTAGAGAAAAAGTCAGTTCCacgcttctgaaaaatcCCGAAATCTCCTCTGACCAAGACCTCAAGACCCTGATTGCCCTGATTTCCCAAATTTTTATTATTGACAATGCACTAATTAAGAAGCACCTTTACTATGGTCATGGCCTAATCGCCATGATCCCTAAATCTATCTTAGACACTTGGCACCAATTTGAAATAGAGGCTTCAATTTCGCAATTCCAAAAAATAATAAAATCACCTCTGGAAAAGAGCGGCGTTGACTTCTGTAAGCTGCTGCAAAATCTTTATGCATACTTTGAGCCTTTTTTCCATATTGACTTTGATGAGTTAATGGATTACAAGATCAAAATTACAAACCGCATATTCATGGGCCTCCCTAACCGTTACCGCGAAAATCTTTTAGCTGTGAAGGACGACCAGGCTACTTCATACACCGACGAGGCACAATTCAAGCAAACTCTCTGGAAGCTTAACAACCTCGAGCTTATAATGTCCCTTTTGAAGGATCTGGAAACAAAGTTGACCTTTATCCAGATTACCAACTACGTGAACATTGCAACTTCCTCCGACTACAGTACTGTACTCAGCGACGTTCTTGACAGCTATGAGGACACAGTAATTGCAGTCAAAGACTCAGTTATTCATCGTATCAAAAAGATGCTCAATATGTCGCTGCGCAATTACTTCAAATTAAATGAATGGGCTTTAGTTACTTCAGAGCCTCATCAGTGCAGTGCAGAACTCATCGCGCCTTTGAGTCTTTCGAACAGACTTATTGGAACGATGGATAGTTTCGATTTGAAACCGCACACCACATTGTCTGTTAAAAATGAGGTATTGAATATCATTATCCATTATATGCTGGACTACGTGGTTAATCTAAACAAGTTCAGCGAAATGGGATTTGTCCAACTACAGCTCGATTACAACGCACTCAAGGAAACTCTGAGCTTTCCACATGTCAGCATCCCTCAGAATGCGGAGGAAggagcttttcttgaatctttgaaagtgcTGGAATTAAGGTacaaaagaagccaaaCTAACAAACAGTTTCTGTCAAAGAGCTACATTGACCGTAGGGagttttctgcttttaGGGACTACCTTCAGATTAAGTACTCCACAGATAGTGAGCTGGCGAATGCAATGTATAGGCTTATATGA
- a CDS encoding lipase ROG1 family protein (similar to uniprot|P53118 Saccharomyces cerevisiae YGL144C ROG1 and similar to uniprot|Q12103 Saccharomyces cerevisiae YDL109C Hypothetical ORF), with protein sequence MTQDGILYHAKSSVKVGEVERYVITYQLYDEDEGLPADLSLNSLWLKVRNLENFTFRAAYLMGPYILYCDVRTEDYHHSQRLFVSADQPKFEPMLQPQQDFIAELSLHNLKKTYVWVVDVVSQIIFTNTTQIGFEVSIGSSKKCLSKSSDCDPMVGSCSPKLNVTKLNTLDIWNLPNQLSTHASQKEHLVLLTHGLHSNVPADLFYLKEQIEKCQKYYADEQIVVKGYDKNVCKTEKGIKYLGTRMAEYIVNELYHDRVVKISFIGHSLGGLVQTFAIAYISVKYPWFFQKVEPINFITLASPLLGIVTDNPAYVNILLSFGIVGKTGQDLGLKESGKDGKPLLYCLPGEPTKRILKMFKRRTLYANAVNDGIVPLYSASLLFADYEGVVNQLKGMPEFQDKLRTTAPGDYIKRNFLSPLTKAISIWAPQKFPEETESKLPKVSVIESATSVLIPPLPDKAYVMDPSSRENVILHDRIYSEKDIPPRNSQSEKDLIESENVLLKAFTMSSEKHNQTLEEDIARKWHEGLVWRKVIVGLKPDAHNNIIVRRRFANAYGWPIIDHLTQNHFNGAESETAAHGEAQDRGTSSSPVQENDENKDIGWLDGISKPSMFDVGPTGMISTVGEIIDSLSKNNFLSKKSTTVHDLPAGPFEQQDLFSYEMEEKDLA encoded by the coding sequence ATGACTCAAGATGGGATCCTTTACCATGCCAAGTCAAGCGTGAAGGTAGGGGAGGTCGAGCGCTACGTTATTACTTACCAGCTCTACGATGAGGACGAAGGACTGCCGGCAGATCTCTCACTTAATTCGTTATGGCTCAAGGTgcgaaaccttgaaaacttcACTTTCAGAGCAGCGTATTTAATGGGGCCGTATATTCTCTACTGTGATGTTAGAACAGAAGATTACCACCACTCTCAAAGGCTATTTGTCTCAGCAGATCAACCAAAATTCGAGCCCATGCTACAGCCTCAACAAGACTTCATCGCCGAACTGTCACTACACAACCTAAAAAAGACCTATGTTTGGGTTGTCGATGTTGTGAGCCAGATAATTTTCACTAATACTACACAGATCGGATTTGAAGTTTCGATCGGAtcgtcaaaaaagtgtCTTTCCAAGTcgtcagattgtgatccAATGGTTGGTTCGTGCTCTCCAAAGCTGAACGTAACTAAGCTTAATACTCTTGATATATGGAACCTTCCCAACCAACTTTCAACACACGCGAGCCAAAAGGAACATctggttttgttgacaCATGGCCTACACTCAAATGTGCCTGCAGATCTTTTCTATCTCAAAGAACAGATCGAAAAATGCCAGAAGTATTATGCAGACGAACAGATCGTTGTTAAAGGCTATGATAAGAACGTGTGCAAGACTGAAAAGGGCATAAAGTACCTGGGAACTCGAATGGCGGAGTACATTGTCAATGAGCTCTATCATGACCGTGTGGTAAAGATATCTTTCATTGGTCATTCATTAGGAGGCCTCGTGCAGACCTTCGCTATAGCCTATATCTCCGTCAAATATCCATGGttttttcagaaagttgAGCCAATCAATTTTATAACACTTGCATCCCCCCTGTTAGGCATTGTGACAGACAACCCAGCGTATGTCAATATACTTCTCTCTTTTGGTATCGTAGGGAAAACAGGGCAAGATTTGGGCCTCAAAGAATCTGGTAAAGATGGCAAGCCGCTGCTCTATTGTTTACCAGGTGAACCAACTAAAAGAATTCTGAAAATGTTTAAAAGACGAACACTGTATGCAAACGCTGTTAATGATGGTATTGTTCCCCTGTACTCGGCATCGCTCTTGTTTGCGGATTACGAAGGCGTGGTCAACCAATTAAAAGGGATGCCTGAGTTTCAAGACAAACTTAGGACGACCGCTCCTGGAGATTATATCAAAAGAAATTTCTTGTCACCGTTGACCAAGGCTATCAGTATTTGGGCGCCGCAAAAGTTTCCAGAAGAAACCGAATCTAAACTTCCTAAGGTGTCCGTCATAGAGTCTGCAACTTCAGTGCTGATTCCACCTTTACCGGATAAAGCCTACGTAATGGATCCTAGTTCTCGAGAAAACGTTATATTACATGACAGAATATACTCCGAAAAAGATATTCCTCCGAGAAACTCGCAGTCCGAAAAGGATCTGATTGAAAGCGAGAATGtccttttgaaagcttttaCTATGTCTTCAGAGAAACACAACCAAACTTTAGAGGAAGATATTGCTAGAAAGTGGCATGAAGGGCTTGTTTGGCGCAAGGTCATTGTAGGTTTGAAACCCGATGCCCATAACAATATCATCgtcagaagaagatttgcAAATGCGTATGGATGGCCCATTATAGATCATCTAACTCAAAATCATTTCAACGGCGCGGAAAGCGAAACTGCTGCACATGGAGAAGCTCAGGATAGAGGAACAAGTTCATCTCCGGTacaagaaaatgatgaGAATAAAGATATTGGTTGGCTTGATGGTATCAGCAAGCCCTCGATGTTTGATGTCGGTCCAACAGGTATGATCTCAACAGTCGGTGAAATAATCGATTCTCTGAGTAAGAATAACTTTTTATCGAAGAAAAGCACCACAGTGCACGACTTGCCAGCCGGGCCATTTGAACAGCAAGATCTCTTCAGTTATGAAATGGAAGAGAAGGATTTGGCCTGA
- the MRF1 gene encoding Mrf1p (similar to uniprot|P30775 Saccharomyces cerevisiae YGL143C MRF1 Mitochondrial polypeptide chain release factor involved in stop codon recognition and hydrolysis of the peptidyl-tRNA bond during mitochondrial translation lack of MRF1 causes mitochondrial genome instability): MLWKAVRAKKLHLPRILVRLQSSSTAEFQELHPLLLKRAEKYAEELKALEKWMAKGEGTFDVERQKKFSRLCAVVDSFHRYSREIELLKDLQDMMKDDPSLRDEAQQEMAEIRPQLEKTSSSLLGQLLPPHPFADRPCILEIRPGVGGIEAMIFAQDLLGMYINYAHNKRWKYHIISQSANESGSGIVDAILSIDEPGSYDKLRFEAGVHRVQRIPATETKGRTHTSTAAVVVLPQMAEDNEKEAESYERTFKPDEIRIDVMRARGKGGQHVNTTDSAVRLTHYPSGIVINMQNERSQHKNKAKAFAILRARLAEIEQKAKEEKARAARKGQVSTTDRSDKVRTYNFPQNRITDHRCGFNLHDMEGIMAGERLDDVIDAMQIYDSDTRAKELLVEVQGTA; this comes from the coding sequence ATGCTTTGGAAAGCTGTAAGAGCGAAGAAGTTGCACTTGCCGCGGATATTAGTGAGACTTCAGTCAAGCTCGACAGCCGAATTCCAAGAGCTGCATCCACTATTACTCAAAAGAGCCGAGAAATATGCTGAAGAATTAAAAGCTCTCGAAAAATGGATGGCTAAAGGCGAAGGAACATTCGATGTCGAGAgacaaaagaagttttccagGCTTTGCGCAGTGGTGGATTCTTTTCACAGGTACTCGCGTGAAATTGAGCTTCTGAAAGATCTTCAAGATATGATGAAGGATGATCCCAGTCTCCGTGATGAAGCCCAACAAGAGATGGCTGAAATCCGGCCTCAGCTGGAGAAGACCTCATCCTCACTTTTAGGGCAGCTCCTGCCTCCTCATCCGTTTGCTGATAGGCCATGCATATTAGAAATCAGGCCTGGCGTTGGTGGCATAGAAGCTATGATATTCGCACAAGATCTACTGGGCATGTACATCAACTATGCACACAACAAGAGGTGGAAATATCACATTATTTCGCAGTCAGCAAACGAGAGCGGCTCCGGTATCGTCGATGCTATTTTGAGTATTGATGAGCCTGGCTCTTACGATAAGCTTCGCTTTGAGGCAGGCGTTCACAGAGTTCAGCGCATTCCTGCTACGGAAACGAAGGGAAGAACGCACACTTCAACTGCTGCAGTGGTTGTTCTTCCTCAGATGGCAGAGgacaatgaaaaagaagcagaatCATATGAGAGGACTTTCAAACCCGATGAGATCAGGATTGATGTAATGCGTGCTCGCGGAAAGGGCGGACAGCATGTCAACACAACAGATTCTGCTGTAAGGCTTACGCATTACCCCTCAGGAATAGTCATTAACATGCAGAATGAAAGGTCTCAACACAAGaacaaagccaaagcaTTCGCAATCCTTCGAGCGAGGTTGGCAGAGattgaacaaaaagctaAAGAGGAAAAGGCTAGAGCTGCTCGGAAAGGACAAGTAAGTACGACAGACCGCTCTGATAAAGTTCGTACGTACAATTTCCCTCAGAACAGAATAACAGATCACAGATGTGGCTTCAACCTTCATGATATGGAAGGCATCATGGCCGGTGAGAGACTTGATGATGTTATCGATGCCATGCAGATCTATGATAGCGATACGCGTgcgaaagagcttctcgTCGAAGTTCAAGGAACGGCATAA
- the KIN28 gene encoding TFIIH complex serine/threonine-protein kinase subunit KIN28 (highly similar to uniprot|P06242 Saccharomyces cerevisiae YDL108W KIN28 Serine/threonine protein kinase subunit of the transcription factor TFIIH involved in transcription initiation at RNA polymerase II promoters), giving the protein MISQAEYSKEKKVGEGTYAVVYVGTKQSSNRKVAIKEIKTSGFKDGLDMSAIREVKYLQEMQHINVIELIDVYMAQSNLNLVLEFLPADLEMIIKDTAILFTQADIKSWLLMTLRGVHHCHRNFILHRDLKPNNLLLAPDGQLKLADFGLARNMGSPQDFLTSNVVTRWYRAPELLFGARHYTGAIDMWSVGVIFAELMLRIPYLPGKDDIDQIDVTFRALGTPTDKDWPEISTFGTYNKIQFYPPPSREELRRRFIAATENALDLMSGMLIMNPHKRWDPIQCLTNQYFVELPEPTTPADLPQLNKK; this is encoded by the exons ATGATATCACAAGCAGAGTATTCTAAAG AGAAAAAGGTCGGAGAAGGTACTTATGCCGTTGTCTATGTCGGCACTAAGCAATCGAGCAACCGAAAAGTAGcaatcaaagaaatcaagaCCTCGGGATTCAAAGATGGCTTGGATATGTCGGCCATTAGGGAGGTCAAATACCTACAAGAGATGCAGCATATCAATGTCATTGAACTAATAGATGTTTACATGGCTCAAAGCAACCTAAATTTGGTATTAGAGTTTCTTCCGGCAGATTTAGAGATGATTATCAAGGATACCGCTATTCTATTCACTCAAGCCGATATAAAGTCTTGGCTTCTCATGACGTTGAGAGGCGTACACCACTGTCATAGAAACTTCATCCTGCACCGAGACCTGAAACCCAATAATCTTCTGCTGGCACCAGATGGCCAGCTTAAGTTGGCTGACTTTGGACTGGCAAGGAACATGGGGTCACCTCAAGACTTTCTAACTAGTAATGTGGTAACAAGATGGTATAGGGCACCAGAACTGCTATTCGGCGCCAGACATTATACAGGGGCGATCGATATGTGGTCTGTGGGCGTAATTTTTGCGGAGCTTATGCTGAGAATACCTTACCTGCCTGGCAAAGATGACATTGATCAAATTGATGTTACTTTCAGAGCCCTAGGAACGCCAACAGATAAGGATTGGCCTGAAATCTCGACTTTTGGTACTTACAACAAGATTCAATTTTATCCACCAccttcaagagaagaactgaGGAGACGCTTTATAGCGGCAACAGAGAACGCTCTTGACTTGATGAGCGGCATGTTAATAATGAATCCTCACAAGAGATGGGATCCTATTCAGTGCCTGACAAACCAATATTTTGTGGAGCTTCCTGAACCTACCACACCAGCTGACTTACCCCAGTTAAACAAGAAATAA
- a CDS encoding NAD(P)/FAD-dependent oxidoreductase (conserved hypothetical protein) — protein sequence MLKFPKRGLLSRQWKAGCTSIRTYTNSLDVATDYSHAVIGGGVVGLSVAHELSKKSENKVLLIEKNPSTGLETSSRNSEVIHAGLYYPVQSLKTKLCLEGSNIIYNELLPLKTGVNWSKCGKWIVAQTDADDAYLESMYLKAKNDLDLPVEMIPANKTKWIEPAIHVGRSVLNSPTSGIIDSHSLMQYLLTGMDNNGVELAIGTELIDMAYDYGRGYTLLCKSTVNNSDETVEIRVENVINAAGLQAHKVANMLLPRNKQKTQYFAKGNYYTLSGSASPPVRRLIYPVPPKSGKSLGTHLTIDLMGQMRFGPDLQYVESPSDYEVSCSNLKAAYEAICRYYPHIQLNDLQPAYSGIRPKLAGPGDKSFKDFYISEEKGLPGFVNMLGIESPGLTAGLAIGRHVCGLYHG from the coding sequence ATGCTGAAATTTCCTAAGCGAGGTTTGCTTAGCCGCCAGTGGAAAGCTGGCTGCACTTCAATAAGAACGTACACCAATTCTCTCGACGTAGCAACGGATTACTCTCATGCAGTCATAGGGGGAGGAGTGGTTGGTCTCTCAGTAGCACACGAATTAAGCAAGAAATCAGAAAACAAGGTTTTGCTTATTGAAAAGAATCCTTCTACAGGGCTTGAAACCTCGAGCCGCAACAGCGAAGTTATCCATGCCGGCTTGTACTACCCAGTACAATCTCTAAAGACGAAATTATGCCTCGAAGGATCGAATATAATTTACAATGAACTGCTCCCCCTAAAAACGGGCGTCAATTGGTCAAAATGCGGTAAGTGGATTGTGGCACAGACAGACGCTGATGACGCTTACCTCGAATCTATGTATCTCAAAGCTAAAAACGACCTGGATCTTCCCGTCGAGATGATTCCGGCGAACAAAACCAAGTGGATCGAGCCTGCAATTCATGTGGGCAGAAGCGTACTTAACTCGCCTACGTCAGGTATCATAGACTCCCATTCTTTGATGCAATACCTTTTAACGGGGATGGATAACAATGGGGTAGAACTAGCAATAGGCACCGAGCTCATTGACATGGCATATGACTATGGTAGGGGGTACACCTTACTCTGCAAGTCAACCGTCAACAATTCTGACGAAACTGTCGAAATTCGCGTTGAAAACGTAATTAATGCTGCTGGCCTCCAAGCACATAAAGTCGCCAACATGCTGTTACCAAGAAATAAACAGAAAACGCAGTATTTTGCCAAGGGAAACTATTATACCCTAAGCGGCTCTGCATCACCTCCGGTACGTCGCTTGATCTACCCAGTCCCCCCAAAAAGCGGAAAGTCATTAGGAACACATCTCACTATCGATCTTATGGGTCAAATGAGATTCGGGCCTGATCTGCAATACGTCGAATCACCTTCAGATTATGAAGTAAGTTGCTCCAATTTGAAAGCCGCATATGAAGCTATCTGTAGGTACTACCCGCATATTCAGCTCAATGACTTACAGCCAGCATACAGTGGAATCCGGCCCAAACTAGCTGGCCCTGGGGataaaagcttcaaagatttTTACATATCGGAGGAGAAAGGGCTTCCTGGTTTTGTTAACATGCTCGGTATCGAGAGCCCTGGGCTTACTGCGGGCCTGGCAATTGGAAGACATGTATGTGGCCTATACCACGGCTAA